In Stutzerimonas stutzeri, a genomic segment contains:
- a CDS encoding serine hydrolase domain-containing protein produces the protein MRVNKTNAFQPPYLRWSMRHAREVSPTRNIPRAESPLPLQFGPRQGLGSLTFVAGDETLSLDAYLAQTVTDGLIVLHRGEIVFEQYLDQFDVRQPHIWASMTKSVTGLLAAQFIAEGKLDPQAKLADYVPELSGTPFGESTVRQNLDMQVAVTYPENVPPDLGLFAATGLIPRKPDMPADIYSFLQVSKIAEGSASQPLFFYQNGSPEALAWAMRRISGQNWSELVAERIWARFAQEDAYVQVDELGTEMASGGISSNLRDTARFAELVRRELGSDVADDSFNQAVRSLLDSGDAQLFAKGNLGPGRPGYAYRNYWLQKNDGDGSLEASGRFGQKIYINPKREVVIVKLSATPDLARRATSAEGPAKVASRAIDSPATFNNMVSAVLNAMPQ, from the coding sequence ATGCGCGTGAACAAAACTAATGCCTTCCAGCCTCCTTATCTGCGCTGGTCCATGCGCCATGCGCGGGAGGTGTCGCCTACTCGTAATATCCCGCGCGCAGAAAGCCCGCTACCGCTGCAGTTCGGTCCTCGTCAAGGCCTTGGCTCGCTGACATTCGTTGCTGGCGACGAAACGCTTTCTCTAGACGCTTATCTGGCGCAAACCGTAACTGACGGCTTGATCGTGTTACATCGCGGCGAGATCGTATTCGAGCAATACCTCGATCAATTCGACGTCCGCCAACCGCATATATGGGCGTCCATGACCAAGTCGGTCACCGGTCTGCTCGCCGCGCAATTCATCGCCGAAGGCAAGCTCGACCCTCAAGCCAAGCTTGCCGATTACGTGCCCGAACTGAGCGGTACACCCTTTGGTGAAAGTACGGTGCGCCAGAATCTCGATATGCAGGTGGCCGTCACCTATCCGGAGAATGTTCCGCCCGACCTGGGCCTGTTCGCTGCGACCGGGCTGATTCCGCGCAAACCGGATATGCCGGCCGACATCTATTCGTTTCTGCAAGTATCGAAGATCGCCGAGGGCTCCGCTTCGCAGCCGTTATTCTTCTATCAAAATGGCTCGCCCGAGGCGCTGGCGTGGGCGATGCGGCGCATTTCCGGGCAGAACTGGAGCGAGCTGGTGGCAGAGCGGATCTGGGCGCGCTTCGCCCAGGAAGACGCTTATGTTCAAGTAGACGAGTTGGGTACCGAGATGGCCAGCGGCGGTATCAGCAGCAATCTGCGCGATACGGCGCGCTTCGCCGAGCTGGTGCGCCGAGAGCTTGGGAGTGACGTTGCGGACGACAGCTTCAACCAAGCCGTTCGCAGTCTCCTGGATAGCGGAGACGCGCAGCTCTTCGCCAAAGGCAATCTGGGCCCTGGACGTCCCGGTTACGCCTACCGCAATTACTGGCTGCAGAAAAACGACGGCGACGGATCTCTCGAGGCCAGCGGCCGTTTCGGCCAGAAGATCTACATCAACCCGAAACGCGAAGTGGTGATCGTCAAGCTGTCGGCGACCCCCGACCTGGCACGACGTGCGACCAGTGCCGAAGGACCCGCCAAGGTGGCATCCAGGGCGATCGACTCACCCGCTACCTTCAACAACATGGTCAGCGCAGTGCTGAACGCCATGCCGCAATAA
- a CDS encoding DUF1329 domain-containing protein has translation MNAFKILPLALGLLTACTLVQAKEDDPARLDSALTPVGAERAGNADGSIPAWDGGMKPGAAPISASGDYSDPFADEQPLFVITNDNVAQYKDQLSPGQQAMFARYLDYRMPVYPSHRSATLPQTYLDKSRENLGKVTLSDNGNGLDGYEFGVPFPQPTEGLQVMWNHLTRYRGGSIRREFASATVQETGDYTLVRSDGLTVFRENISDLDPSENVLLLNRVRTTAPSRYAGEVTLVHEPLNLAAGTRSAWRYNPGQRRVRRAPTVAYDSSARYSFGQVIADSVDGYNGAPDRYDWKLQGKREMLIPYNAYRVTSKQVKYRDLLTPGYLNPDHTRYEKHRVWVVEATLKMGVRHVYAKRRFYLDEDTWQIVASDIYDSRGELWRSYESHIVMLHDIQLPMTAVEATYDLISGRYAVNYLANEVTSKAQFGETLSKSEFTPARLKRLGK, from the coding sequence ATGAATGCCTTCAAGATTCTACCTCTCGCCCTTGGCCTGTTGACTGCCTGCACTCTGGTTCAGGCCAAGGAAGACGATCCAGCGCGCCTGGATAGCGCCCTCACCCCGGTAGGGGCCGAACGCGCCGGCAATGCTGACGGCAGCATCCCGGCCTGGGATGGTGGTATGAAGCCCGGTGCGGCGCCGATCAGTGCCAGTGGCGATTACAGCGATCCGTTCGCCGATGAGCAGCCCTTGTTCGTGATCACCAACGACAACGTGGCGCAGTACAAAGACCAGTTGAGCCCAGGCCAACAGGCGATGTTTGCCCGCTATCTGGACTACCGCATGCCGGTATACCCGAGTCACCGCAGTGCCACGCTGCCTCAGACCTACCTCGACAAAAGCCGGGAAAATCTCGGCAAGGTCACGCTGAGTGACAACGGAAACGGCCTGGACGGGTACGAGTTCGGTGTGCCATTCCCTCAGCCAACCGAAGGCCTGCAGGTCATGTGGAATCACCTCACGCGCTATCGCGGCGGTTCGATTCGGCGGGAATTCGCATCCGCGACCGTGCAGGAAACCGGCGATTACACGCTGGTCCGCTCGGACGGCCTGACCGTCTTTCGTGAGAACATCAGCGATCTCGACCCGAGCGAGAACGTTCTGCTGCTCAACCGTGTACGCACCACCGCGCCGTCACGCTATGCAGGTGAGGTGACGCTCGTCCACGAACCGCTGAATCTGGCGGCGGGTACGCGCTCCGCCTGGCGGTACAACCCAGGGCAGCGACGTGTGCGCAGAGCACCGACCGTAGCCTACGACAGCAGTGCGCGGTACAGCTTTGGCCAGGTGATCGCCGATAGTGTCGATGGATACAACGGCGCGCCTGATCGCTACGACTGGAAACTGCAGGGCAAGCGGGAAATGCTGATTCCTTACAATGCCTACCGCGTGACCAGTAAGCAGGTCAAATACCGCGACCTGCTGACACCGGGCTACCTCAACCCGGACCATACGCGTTACGAAAAGCATCGCGTGTGGGTTGTCGAGGCAACTCTCAAAATGGGTGTTCGGCATGTGTACGCCAAACGTCGGTTCTATCTCGACGAGGACACATGGCAGATCGTGGCCTCTGATATTTATGACAGTCGCGGAGAGCTGTGGCGCAGCTACGAATCGCACATCGTCATGCTGCACGATATACAGTTGCCGATGACGGCGGTCGAAGCAACCTACGACCTGATCTCGGGACGCTACGCGGTCAACTACCTGGCCAACGAGGTCACCAGCAAGGCACAGTTTGGTGAAACGTTGTCCAAATCCGAGTTCACACCTGCACGGTTGAAGCGCCTGGGTAAATAG
- a CDS encoding LysR substrate-binding domain-containing protein yields the protein MNYRRLTPSMSLLLAFEAAARHESYTRAAQELSLTQSAVSRQVQSLEALLGITLFRREGRNIVLTDVGRLYLRELEGALTQIRKATLQAVAFGSGVGTLRLALLPTFGSKWLLPRLNDFYAANPGVQVHIHSRIQAVDFDEGEIDAAICVGSPDQPGLVVHPLVDEAMVVVASPLTFGEGRAVAPEVIAEQVLLQVASHPPLWAEWFVRHGLAPERMRGGPNFELTSHLIQAVRAGIGVGLVPQLLVEDELRQGHLLAVGQPIPSQRTYCLVYPPRNAVLPSLEAFRSWLLQSSSKRN from the coding sequence ATGAATTATCGCCGGCTGACACCGTCCATGTCCCTGTTGCTGGCGTTCGAGGCGGCGGCGCGCCATGAAAGCTATACCCGCGCGGCACAAGAACTGTCTCTGACCCAGAGCGCGGTGAGCCGGCAGGTGCAATCGCTGGAAGCGCTGCTGGGCATCACCCTGTTCCGTCGCGAAGGGCGCAATATCGTGTTGACCGATGTGGGCCGTCTGTATCTTCGCGAACTGGAGGGCGCGCTGACTCAGATCCGCAAAGCGACGCTGCAGGCGGTGGCCTTTGGTTCCGGTGTCGGTACGCTGCGGCTGGCGTTGCTGCCGACTTTTGGCTCGAAATGGCTGCTGCCCAGGCTCAACGATTTCTATGCGGCCAACCCCGGCGTGCAGGTACATATCCATTCGCGGATCCAGGCCGTGGATTTCGACGAGGGCGAGATCGATGCGGCGATTTGTGTCGGCAGTCCGGATCAACCCGGGCTGGTAGTGCATCCATTGGTGGATGAGGCGATGGTGGTTGTCGCCAGCCCTTTGACATTCGGCGAGGGCAGGGCGGTTGCGCCGGAGGTCATCGCCGAGCAAGTGCTGCTGCAGGTTGCCAGCCATCCGCCTCTTTGGGCCGAATGGTTCGTTCGGCATGGCCTGGCGCCGGAACGCATGCGCGGCGGGCCGAACTTCGAGCTGACCTCCCACCTGATCCAGGCGGTGCGCGCCGGCATCGGCGTCGGTCTGGTACCGCAGCTGCTGGTGGAAGATGAGCTGCGCCAGGGGCATCTGCTGGCGGTCGGCCAGCCCATTCCCAGCCAGCGCACCTACTGCTTGGTCTATCCGCCTCGTAACGCCGTACTGCCATCGCTGGAGGCGTTCAGGTCGTGGCTGCTGCAGAGTTCTAGCAAGCGCAACTGA
- a CDS encoding DUF1302 domain-containing protein — translation MNNLIACHPRHRQRFTRTALTLGIALASQSSLAATWDFENDWSLTTNTTLSLGTSWSLQNADKGLLNKADAASIGKVGVGTNYNGDDGKLNFSKDDTISTLFKGLTEFDLNDGSQGAFIRFKYWYDHAMETGNGDFRRFDDSGWQDLAKFKGFEVLDAYVWKDFELAERPLSLKVGKQVLSWGEALFLQNGVNAINPLDVSAFNRPGTELKEGLLPVEMISFNYDLADNLSVEGFWQYNYRPSVLGGCGTFFSNNDALQEGCQYNKLVAGGISTTDISSIENAVDAPPGMQSAAERYLRRTATERSSDTGQYGLAMHYLIESLDYADLGLYYLNYHSRTPLLSGVIARQAPNAGGNPGANLNTGDYSTIYPENIRLFGASISGVVGGTAVFGEMSYRPNMPLGYNSADLINLLAGQRNSWIMPMTPDELAVARGSRVNGYVRKEVWQFSLGAADSFSNVLGAQRLAWAAELGGNWIGGLDPADQRLGRAGSFGRTPTSDGSPCSTPSAQNPAGLTDAELAAATNCNTNGVMTAFSWGYRLRAGLNYENLFPATVVTPSVNWRHDVEGYGPNFQEGQQALGLALTVDYRNEYSLELAYNSFFGSNEFSLIDDRDYASVTVKASF, via the coding sequence ATGAACAACTTGATTGCTTGTCACCCGAGACATCGACAGCGCTTCACCCGCACCGCCCTTACGCTCGGCATTGCGCTCGCCAGCCAAAGTTCGCTGGCGGCCACCTGGGACTTTGAAAATGACTGGAGCCTGACCACCAACACCACCCTGTCACTGGGTACCAGTTGGTCCTTGCAGAATGCCGACAAGGGCCTGTTGAACAAGGCGGACGCCGCCAGCATTGGCAAGGTGGGCGTAGGCACGAATTACAACGGTGATGACGGAAAGCTCAACTTCAGCAAGGACGACACCATTTCGACCCTATTCAAAGGGCTGACTGAGTTCGATCTGAATGACGGTTCACAAGGTGCCTTTATCCGCTTCAAGTACTGGTACGACCATGCCATGGAAACCGGAAACGGCGACTTCCGCCGCTTCGATGACTCCGGTTGGCAAGATCTCGCCAAGTTCAAGGGGTTCGAGGTGCTCGACGCTTACGTCTGGAAGGATTTCGAACTGGCCGAGCGCCCTTTGAGCCTGAAGGTCGGTAAGCAGGTTCTCAGTTGGGGCGAGGCGCTGTTCCTGCAAAACGGTGTCAATGCGATCAACCCGCTGGACGTCTCGGCGTTTAATCGTCCCGGTACAGAACTGAAAGAAGGCCTCTTGCCGGTCGAGATGATCTCCTTCAACTACGATCTGGCCGATAACCTCAGCGTCGAGGGTTTCTGGCAATACAATTATCGTCCCTCCGTCCTGGGAGGCTGCGGCACCTTTTTTAGCAACAACGACGCGCTCCAAGAGGGTTGCCAATACAACAAGCTGGTGGCCGGCGGCATTTCCACCACCGATATTTCCAGTATCGAAAATGCCGTCGATGCGCCGCCGGGTATGCAATCGGCGGCGGAGCGCTACCTGCGTCGCACGGCCACCGAACGGTCCAGCGACACGGGCCAGTACGGCCTGGCCATGCATTATCTGATCGAGTCACTCGACTATGCCGACCTCGGCCTCTACTACCTCAACTATCACAGTCGCACGCCGCTGCTGTCCGGAGTGATTGCCCGTCAGGCGCCAAACGCCGGGGGCAATCCGGGGGCCAACCTCAACACGGGCGACTACTCAACCATTTATCCAGAGAACATCCGACTATTCGGCGCCAGCATCAGCGGCGTAGTGGGCGGTACGGCGGTGTTCGGTGAGATGAGCTACCGCCCGAACATGCCGCTGGGCTACAACTCTGCCGACCTGATCAACCTGCTAGCCGGTCAGCGCAACAGCTGGATCATGCCGATGACGCCTGACGAACTGGCGGTGGCCCGAGGCAGCCGAGTAAACGGTTATGTCCGCAAGGAGGTCTGGCAGTTCAGCCTGGGTGCCGCCGACAGCTTCTCCAACGTGCTTGGTGCTCAGCGCCTGGCCTGGGCAGCGGAGCTCGGTGGCAACTGGATAGGGGGTCTTGATCCCGCAGATCAGCGCCTCGGTCGCGCGGGGTCCTTCGGCCGCACGCCAACGTCCGACGGCAGCCCTTGCTCGACGCCTTCCGCACAGAATCCCGCAGGGCTGACGGACGCTGAACTCGCCGCCGCCACCAACTGCAACACCAACGGGGTGATGACCGCGTTTTCCTGGGGCTATCGCCTGCGTGCAGGCCTGAACTACGAAAACCTGTTCCCGGCCACGGTAGTAACCCCCTCCGTCAACTGGCGCCATGACGTGGAGGGTTATGGCCCGAATTTCCAGGAAGGCCAGCAAGCCCTGGGCCTGGCCCTGACCGTCGACTACCGCAACGAGTACTCGCTCGAACTGGCCTACAACAGCTTCTTCGGCTCGAACGAGTTTTCCCTCATCGATGACCGCGACTATGCCTCGGTCACTGTCAAAGCGAGCTTCTGA
- the ydiJ gene encoding D-2-hydroxyglutarate dehydrogenase YdiJ has product MIARIPTTAPAAPYIAFLDALRAAGFRGEIAQDHASRTVLATDNSIYQRFPQSAVFPVDADDVQTLARVVSEPAHQGVRLSPRGGGTGTNGQSLTDGVVVDLSRHMNKILEINVEERWVRVQSGVVKDQLNAALKPHGLFFAPELSTSNRATIGGMINTDASGQGSCTYGKTRDHVLALDSILLGGERLRSGPVDEVTLALELGRQDRIGDVYRCAEGIHREKAELIEARFPKLNRCLTGYDLAHLREPDGRFNLNSVLCGAEGSLGFIVEAKLNVLPIPKYSVLVNIRYAGFMDALRDARALITMTPLSIETVDSKVLLLAMKDIVWHGVAEYFPQESERPTLGINLVEFSGDEAEEVDARVTAFIDYLQRDTSVERLGHTLAVGNAAVTRIYAMRKRAVGLLGNVNGEVRPQPFVEDTAVPPENLADFIAEFRALLDGHGLAYGMFGHVDAGVLHVRPALDMKDPAQAAMVRPISDAVAELTQRYGGLLWGEHGKGVRSEYAPAFFGELYPSLQALKRAFDPHNQLNPGKIATPLESAEPLLKIDEVTFRGELDRQIDERVWQSYGTAVHCNGNGACYNFDPDDAMCPSWKATRERIHSPKGRASLLREWLRLQGQAGVDVLAPAVGGPVNFLRSLPTRWRNTRGGQDDFSHDVYDAMAGCLACKSCAGQCPVKVNVPEFRSRFLELYHRRYLRPLRDYLIGSLEFTLPLFAHVPWLYNAPMGSSGVSKLMAEHIGMVDSPLINPFDFKETCRRWNVITATPKALAKLDSEQRKKGVILVQDAFTRYFETPVFAAFIELASRAGFQVYLAPYSPNGKPLQVQGFLGAFTRTARRTASRLQALAGFDIPLVGLDPAMTLVYRQEYRKIPGLECPEVLLPQEWLVKALQALPVTAEAAPQAYRLLGHCTEKTNAAPSAALWNDVFEGAGLALASQATGCCGMSGTYGHEARNLPTSKVIFEQSWARALTVENEAEPLATGYSCRSQTSRFHNAKLRHPIQALLDHYRASASVI; this is encoded by the coding sequence ATGATTGCCCGTATCCCCACTACCGCGCCCGCTGCGCCCTACATCGCCTTTCTCGACGCCCTGCGTGCGGCCGGCTTTCGTGGCGAGATCGCCCAGGACCACGCCAGCCGCACGGTGCTGGCAACTGACAACTCCATCTACCAGCGCTTTCCGCAATCGGCGGTCTTCCCCGTCGACGCCGACGACGTGCAGACCCTGGCCCGCGTGGTCAGCGAGCCGGCGCATCAAGGCGTGCGCCTCTCTCCACGCGGCGGCGGCACCGGCACCAACGGGCAGTCGCTCACCGATGGCGTGGTCGTCGACTTGTCGCGGCACATGAACAAAATTCTCGAAATCAACGTCGAGGAGCGCTGGGTGCGCGTGCAGAGCGGCGTGGTCAAGGATCAGCTCAATGCCGCGCTCAAACCGCACGGGCTGTTCTTCGCGCCGGAGCTGTCGACCTCCAATCGGGCGACCATCGGCGGCATGATCAATACCGACGCCAGCGGTCAGGGCAGCTGTACCTATGGCAAGACCCGCGACCACGTGTTGGCGCTCGACAGCATCCTGCTCGGCGGCGAGCGTCTGCGCAGCGGCCCGGTGGACGAGGTGACGCTGGCGCTGGAACTGGGCCGGCAGGATCGCATCGGCGATGTTTACCGCTGCGCCGAAGGCATCCATCGCGAGAAAGCCGAGCTGATCGAAGCGCGCTTTCCCAAGCTGAACCGCTGCCTGACCGGCTATGACCTGGCGCACCTGCGCGAGCCCGATGGCCGCTTCAACCTCAACAGCGTGCTTTGCGGGGCCGAAGGCTCGCTGGGCTTCATCGTCGAAGCCAAGCTGAACGTGCTGCCGATCCCCAAGTACTCGGTGCTGGTCAACATTCGCTACGCAGGCTTCATGGACGCGCTGCGCGACGCCCGCGCGCTGATCACCATGACCCCGCTGTCCATCGAAACGGTGGACTCCAAGGTGCTGCTGCTGGCCATGAAGGACATCGTCTGGCACGGCGTCGCCGAATACTTCCCTCAAGAATCCGAGCGCCCGACGCTGGGTATCAACCTGGTGGAGTTCAGCGGTGATGAGGCCGAAGAGGTCGATGCGCGCGTCACGGCCTTCATCGACTACCTGCAACGCGACACCTCAGTCGAGCGTCTGGGCCACACCCTGGCCGTCGGCAACGCCGCGGTCACGCGTATCTACGCCATGCGCAAGCGGGCGGTGGGCCTGCTGGGCAACGTTAACGGTGAGGTGCGCCCGCAGCCCTTCGTCGAAGACACCGCCGTACCGCCGGAAAACCTAGCGGACTTCATCGCCGAATTCCGCGCCCTGCTCGACGGCCACGGCCTGGCCTACGGCATGTTCGGCCACGTCGATGCCGGCGTGCTGCACGTGCGGCCCGCCCTGGATATGAAGGACCCGGCCCAGGCGGCCATGGTGCGGCCAATCTCCGATGCGGTGGCCGAACTCACCCAGCGCTACGGCGGCCTGCTGTGGGGCGAACACGGCAAAGGCGTACGCTCGGAATACGCGCCGGCCTTCTTTGGCGAGCTGTATCCCTCGCTGCAGGCGCTCAAGCGCGCATTCGACCCACACAACCAGCTCAACCCCGGCAAGATCGCCACGCCGCTGGAAAGCGCCGAGCCACTGCTGAAGATCGACGAGGTCACCTTCCGTGGCGAGCTGGATCGGCAGATCGACGAGCGCGTCTGGCAGAGCTACGGCACCGCCGTGCACTGCAACGGCAACGGCGCCTGCTACAACTTCGACCCGGACGACGCCATGTGCCCGTCCTGGAAGGCGACCCGTGAACGCATCCACTCGCCCAAGGGTCGCGCGTCGCTGCTGCGCGAGTGGCTGCGTCTGCAAGGCCAGGCCGGCGTCGATGTGCTCGCCCCGGCAGTGGGCGGGCCGGTGAATTTCCTGCGCTCGCTGCCCACCCGCTGGCGCAACACGCGCGGCGGACAGGACGATTTCTCGCATGACGTTTATGACGCCATGGCCGGTTGCCTGGCGTGCAAATCCTGCGCGGGGCAGTGCCCGGTGAAAGTCAATGTGCCGGAATTCCGCTCACGCTTTCTCGAGCTGTATCACCGTCGCTACCTGCGCCCGCTGCGCGACTACCTGATTGGCTCGCTGGAATTCACCCTGCCGCTGTTCGCTCATGTGCCGTGGCTGTACAACGCGCCAATGGGGTCGAGCGGGGTCAGCAAATTGATGGCCGAGCACATCGGCATGGTGGACAGCCCGCTGATCAACCCTTTCGATTTCAAGGAAACCTGCCGCCGCTGGAACGTGATCACCGCGACGCCAAAAGCGCTGGCCAAACTGGACAGCGAGCAGCGTAAAAAAGGCGTGATCCTGGTGCAGGATGCCTTCACCCGTTATTTCGAAACGCCGGTCTTCGCCGCCTTTATCGAACTGGCCAGCCGAGCAGGCTTCCAGGTGTACCTGGCGCCCTACTCGCCCAACGGCAAGCCGCTTCAAGTGCAGGGCTTCCTCGGTGCGTTCACCCGCACCGCACGGCGCACGGCCAGTCGGTTGCAGGCGCTGGCGGGCTTCGACATTCCGCTGGTGGGGCTGGACCCGGCGATGACGCTGGTCTACCGCCAGGAATACAGGAAGATCCCTGGGCTGGAATGCCCTGAAGTGCTGCTACCGCAGGAATGGCTGGTCAAGGCACTGCAAGCGCTGCCCGTCACTGCCGAAGCAGCGCCGCAAGCCTATCGTCTGCTGGGTCATTGCACCGAGAAAACCAATGCCGCGCCGAGCGCCGCGCTGTGGAATGACGTCTTTGAGGGTGCGGGACTCGCCCTGGCGAGCCAGGCGACCGGTTGCTGCGGCATGTCCGGTACTTACGGCCATGAAGCGCGCAACCTGCCGACCTCGAAGGTGATCTTCGAGCAGTCCTGGGCGCGGGCGTTGACGGTAGAAAACGAAGCCGAGCCACTGGCGACCGGTTATTCCTGCCGCAGCCAGACCTCACGCTTCCACAACGCCAAGCTGCGCCACCCGATCCAGGCTCTGCTGGACCACTACCGCGCCAGTGCCTCGGTCATCTAA
- a CDS encoding alkyl/aryl-sulfatase gives MLSFRFSALTLALLALGVQADQSMPAKPATEITQQRNQAWLQRLPFEDRADFDNARRGLIEPFDGVVKNADGKPVWNRMAYNFLDGNDAPASVNPSLWRIAQLNNIAGLFEVRERVYQIRGLDLSNMTIIEGDSGLVIIDPLISAETARAGLDLYYKHRPRKPVVAVIYSHSHVDHFGGVRGVIDEADVKAGKVKVIAPEGFYEHAVSENVLAGPAMMRRAQYMYGALLPRGERGQVDSGLGKGTPTNATVTLIAPTDLIVEPLETHKVDGVEIEFQLTPGTEAPAEMNMYFPQFKTLCMAENATHTQHNVLTLRGALVRDAKVWAHYLDKALVRYGDKAEVLFAQHHWPTWGGGEIRDYLADQRDMYAFLDSQTLRLINQGLGPTEIAAKLGSLPPRLANKWYSRDYYGSLSHNVRAVYQRYMGFYDGNPANLDPLPPVDAGGRYVAAMGGADAVLSSARQAFSEGDYRWAAQLLNHLVFAEPDNAAARGLQADTLEQLGYQSENATWRNVYLSGAHELRVGVAKARARNGAPDMVRALTPSMFFDYLAVRIDAMKAADQDLLINWRFTDLDENYALTLRNGVLTHRKDSHHAQPDIGVSMTKALLDRIALKETGFLKESIPGGGIDIEGARMKLLKLLGGLDEANPQFNLVTP, from the coding sequence ATGCTCAGTTTTCGCTTTAGCGCACTCACCCTGGCGCTCCTCGCTCTCGGCGTTCAAGCCGACCAGTCAATGCCTGCCAAGCCGGCTACCGAGATCACCCAGCAGCGCAACCAGGCCTGGCTGCAGCGTCTGCCGTTCGAGGATCGAGCCGATTTCGACAATGCCCGACGGGGGCTGATCGAGCCTTTCGACGGCGTGGTCAAAAACGCTGATGGCAAGCCGGTATGGAATCGCATGGCCTACAACTTCCTTGATGGCAATGACGCGCCGGCGAGTGTCAATCCGAGCCTCTGGCGCATCGCTCAGCTCAACAACATTGCCGGCCTGTTCGAAGTGCGCGAGCGCGTCTATCAGATTCGCGGCCTAGACCTGTCGAACATGACCATCATCGAGGGTGACAGCGGCCTGGTCATCATCGACCCGCTGATCAGTGCCGAGACCGCCCGTGCCGGCCTTGATCTGTACTACAAGCATCGCCCGCGCAAGCCAGTGGTTGCGGTGATCTACAGCCATTCCCATGTCGACCACTTCGGGGGTGTACGCGGCGTGATCGACGAGGCCGATGTAAAGGCCGGCAAGGTGAAGGTAATCGCGCCGGAAGGCTTCTATGAACATGCCGTCAGCGAGAACGTATTGGCCGGACCGGCGATGATGCGCCGGGCGCAATACATGTACGGGGCGCTGCTGCCGCGCGGCGAGCGTGGGCAGGTCGACTCCGGCCTCGGCAAGGGCACGCCGACCAATGCGACCGTGACCCTGATCGCACCGACTGACCTGATCGTCGAGCCGCTGGAAACGCACAAGGTCGACGGTGTAGAGATCGAATTCCAGCTCACGCCGGGCACCGAGGCTCCGGCGGAAATGAACATGTATTTTCCGCAGTTCAAAACCCTGTGCATGGCCGAGAACGCGACTCACACCCAGCACAACGTGTTGACGCTGCGCGGCGCTTTGGTGCGCGATGCCAAGGTCTGGGCCCACTACCTGGACAAGGCGCTGGTGCGCTACGGCGACAAGGCCGAAGTGCTGTTTGCCCAACACCACTGGCCGACCTGGGGTGGCGGAGAGATTCGCGACTATCTGGCCGATCAGCGAGACATGTACGCCTTTCTCGACAGCCAGACGTTGCGCCTGATCAACCAGGGGCTGGGCCCGACCGAGATCGCCGCCAAGCTGGGATCGTTGCCGCCGCGCCTGGCCAATAAGTGGTACAGCCGTGACTACTACGGCTCGCTCAGCCACAACGTGCGCGCCGTGTATCAGCGATACATGGGCTTCTACGATGGCAATCCGGCCAATCTCGACCCGCTGCCACCCGTGGATGCAGGCGGCCGTTACGTGGCGGCAATGGGCGGCGCCGATGCAGTGCTGAGCAGCGCTCGCCAGGCCTTTTCAGAAGGCGACTACCGTTGGGCCGCGCAATTGCTCAACCATTTGGTGTTCGCCGAGCCAGACAATGCCGCCGCACGCGGATTGCAGGCCGACACCCTGGAGCAGCTCGGCTACCAGAGCGAGAATGCCACCTGGCGCAACGTCTACCTCAGCGGTGCACATGAACTGCGCGTGGGTGTGGCCAAAGCACGTGCGCGCAACGGTGCGCCGGACATGGTACGGGCGCTGACCCCCAGCATGTTTTTCGATTACCTGGCCGTGCGCATCGATGCGATGAAGGCGGCTGACCAGGATTTGCTGATCAACTGGCGTTTCACCGACCTCGACGAAAATTACGCCCTGACGCTGCGCAACGGCGTGCTGACCCATCGTAAGGATTCACACCATGCGCAGCCGGACATCGGCGTGAGCATGACCAAGGCGCTGCTCGACCGTATCGCCCTCAAGGAAACGGGCTTCCTTAAAGAGTCGATTCCAGGTGGCGGTATCGACATTGAAGGCGCGCGTATGAAACTACTCAAACTGCTGGGCGGCCTTGACGAGGCGAACCCGCAGTTCAATCTGGTTACCCCTTAG